The DNA sequence CTGATGCCAAAGGCTGCGGCTTCGAATTCCAGTTCTTTGAACTCGCTTTCATGCGGCGTATGCTGGGAACAAACCGCATCTATGGTACCGTCCTTTAATCCTTCCTGCAAAGCCTTGATATCGGCCAGGCTCCTCAGCGGTGGCTTCACTTTATAATTACTGTCGAAACCGGCCAGCAGGGAATCATCAAGCAAGAGATGATGAGCAGCTACGTCCGCCGTTATTTTCAACCCTTTTTTCCGGGCCGCCCGTATTAATTCCACTGCGCCTGCCGTGGAGACCGTCGTAAAATGCAGGCGCGTGTCATTATAGGCTGCCAGGGAAATATCGCGGGCGATCATTACTTCTTCCGCAAGAGCGGGAATCCCCTTCATACCCAGCATTGTGCTGACAACTCCTTCGTTTACCCCGGCATTGCCAGCTATTCCGCTATCTTCCGCATAAGAAATGATCAGGCCATCAAAACCCTTGGCGTACATCTGCGCCCGCATCATAAGGCCGGTGTCTTTCACCGGACGATTTCCGTCGGAAAATGCCACCGCCCCTGAAAGATGCATATCGTACATTTCCGCCATATCCTTACCTTCACGGCGGTAACTGATGCAGCCAATGGGGTGGACATCCACGGACAGCCCCCTGGCCCTGCTCTTCACGTAATCAATCTCCGACTTGGAATGCAGCGGCGGGTTGGTATTCGGCATTAAGGCAATACCGGTAAATCCCCCGGCTGCAGCTGCGGCGGTCCCGGTAGTGAAGTCTTCCTTGGTTTCCAGGCCCGGATCTCCGATATTAGCATGCATGTCAAACCATCCCGGCGAAACGAAGCAGCCTTTAGCATCAATTTTCTCCGCACCGGCGGCACGGATCTTTTCATTCAGCCGTACAATGATCCCATCTTCAATCAGGATATCCCTTATTTTCCCCTTATCGGGCGATGCAGGATCGGCAATGATTGCGGACTGAATCAAAAATTTATTCATATGCATCATATTTTAGGCGTCGCAGGCCATATTCTTATCAGTATAATCTCTGCCGCCAAAAAGACCAGCGCCAAAACT is a window from the Anseongella ginsenosidimutans genome containing:
- a CDS encoding dihydroorotase — translated: MNKFLIQSAIIADPASPDKGKIRDILIEDGIIVRLNEKIRAAGAEKIDAKGCFVSPGWFDMHANIGDPGLETKEDFTTGTAAAAAGGFTGIALMPNTNPPLHSKSEIDYVKSRARGLSVDVHPIGCISYRREGKDMAEMYDMHLSGAVAFSDGNRPVKDTGLMMRAQMYAKGFDGLIISYAEDSGIAGNAGVNEGVVSTMLGMKGIPALAEEVMIARDISLAAYNDTRLHFTTVSTAGAVELIRAARKKGLKITADVAAHHLLLDDSLLAGFDSNYKVKPPLRSLADIKALQEGLKDGTIDAVCSQHTPHESEFKELEFEAAAFGISALETAYAIFNMAMGKSFSVEKAIEKLAVNPRKILGLEVPVIRQKAPANITLFDPAREWVLEKRDMRSKGKNSPFIGQRLKGKVLAVFR